A stretch of the Metopolophium dirhodum isolate CAU chromosome 8, ASM1992520v1, whole genome shotgun sequence genome encodes the following:
- the LOC132949838 gene encoding ankyrin-3-like isoform X4: protein MPAAENGSLHPDKDMDLAPIINGMETLPKTKQVDPATSYLRAARSGNLEKVLQLLESTGVDVNTANTNGLNALHLAAKDGHVDIVKCLLKRGCSVNSVTKKGNSALHIASLAGQEEIVKVLVENNASINIQSHSGFTPLYMAAQENHCSIVELLLRNGANQLLVTEDGFSPLAVAMQQGHDKVVAILLENDTKGKVRLPALHIAAKKDDTKATSLLLQNDHNPDVTSKSGFTPLHIAAHYGNNNVASMLVQKGADVNFTAKHNITPLHVAAKWGKLNMVDLLIQLGANIEAKTRDGLTPLHCAARSGHDHVIERLLQTNTPRTLKTKNGLAPLHMAAQGDHVDAAKVLLTYKVPVDDVTVDYLTSLHVAAHCGHVKVAKTLLDHHADPDARALNGFTPLHIACKKNRIKVVELLLKHGASIEATTESGLTPLHVASFMGCMNIALVLVSHGAYPDASTVRGESPLHLAARANQSDLVRVLVRSGATVDSKARHGQTPLHVACRLGHTQIVTLLLQHGASVDTTTTDLYTPLHIAAKEGHDEVATALLESGSSLVSTTKKGFTPLHLASKYGNIAVASMLLEKGAPVNSQGRNGVTPLHVASHYNHQDTVFLLLDNGASPHMAAKNGYTPLHIAAKKNQLDVASTLLMNESDANVESKAGFSPLHLSAQEGHEQMSKLLLEHKSEINLQSKNGLTPLHLCAQEDKVNVASVLVDNNANINATTKTGFTPLHVASHYGQLNMVRFLLDKGAAVDVQTSSGYTALHQAAQQGHTVVITLLLQSKASPNLQNMQGQTPLNIAHRLGYISVVETLKVVSETTITTTTTSTIEEKYKVIAPESMQETFMSDSEDEGDEDPMLNDQHQYRYMTVDDMKSLGDDSLKIDVTRDEKTDIVNDSAIANEYVSNTHYVSPQYSPNPSGGSLLSDNIDICRSPVNIGLDRLERSLAMLGPCGNTTGMWRESFLVSFLVDARGGAMRGCRQSGVRVIIPPRKAPSPMRVTCRYLRRGKMVNPPPLMEGEALASRILELGPAGAKFLGPVIIEVPHFASLRGRERELVVLRSENGTTWKEHSLEANEEAVQEVLNDSFEGEELRQIEDLRTSRIERILTLDFPQYFAIVSRLRQEIHTVGPEGGVMSSTVVPQVQALFPSNALTKRIKVGLQAQPIPVELVAKLFGNRVAVSPVVTIEPRRRKFHKAITLTIPLPQATTKGMINQYSGDAPTLRLLCSMSGGQSKAQWDDVTGGTPLTFVKDCVTFTTTLSARFWLIDCRNVSQVKNIATQLFIEANYVPFMAKFVVFAKRTDVMEARLRVFCMTDDKEEKTLENQEHFVEVAKSRDVEVLQNKNIFVEFAGNLVPIFKTGEQLELNFTAFRENRLPFTVRIRDLEDTNVARILFMREPKVNRGDPAQSPLCVLNVTIPEDIVNVSTKSELDLLSLDRSYNFYDNGFEQIDTIRRADIRLSDISNMLGDNWPSLASELGILQSDISIIQSEYPGNTQRQAMVMLRLWLQTFGQQATGNSLEKALRTINREDIVNLCIHNIEIVTDDMEKAVAKVQLDQSGFDSLKEELGPSRDGSLGRKTSLSNHKKVKQVETNNINQPINVDEELINALNKQMVVDTIVVKPKILDDKYAAEVKEYDSKTSNGVSFKVNTPPPSPTEQSDKTDKSKAASNSNDSDVSEVGDKNIL from the exons GTGGATCCTGCTACTTCATATTTAAGAGCTGCAAGATCAGGAAATTTAGAAAAAGTTTTACAATTACTTGAAAGTACCGGTGTTGATGTGAATACAGCAAATACT AATGGACTCAATGCACTCCATTTGGCTGCAAAAGATGGTCATGTAGatatagtaaaatgtttattaaaaagagGATGTTCTGTAAATTCAGTAACCAAAAAAGGAAATTCGGCGCTTCATATTGCATCATTAG ctGGTCAAGAAGAAATTGTCAAAGTGTTAGTGGAAAATAATGCGTCTATAAATATACAGTCGCATAGTGGTTTTACACCACTTTATATGGCTGCACAAGAAAATCATTGTAGTATTGTTGAATTACTTTTGCGGAATGGTGCTAATCAACTTTTAGTAACTGAG gatggATTTTCACCTTTAGCTGTAGCCATGCAACAAGGCCATGATAAAGTTGTTgctatattattggaaaatgATACTAAAGGCAAAGTAAGACTACCTGCTCTTCATATAGCTGCTAAGAAGGATGATACCAAAGCCACTAGCTTATTACTTCAG aaTGATCATAATCCTGATGTCACTTCTAAAAGTGGCTTTACTCCATTACACATAGCAGCACACTATGGTAATAACAATGTGGCTTCTATGTTGGTTCAAAAAGGGGCAGATGTAAATTTTACTGCTAAA cataatataacacCATTACATGTAGCTGCTAAATGGGGAAAATTAAATATGGTTGATTTGTTAATACAATTGGGTGCTAATATTGAAGCTAAGACTAGAGATGGACTTACCCCATTACATTGTGCAGCAAGGTCTGGACATGATCACGTTattgaacgtttattacaaaCCAACACTCCtagaacattaaaaacaaag aatgggTTAGCCCCTTTGCATATGGCAGCTCAAGGAGATCATGTGGATGCGGCTAAAGTACTTTTAACTTATAAAGTCCCTGTAGATGATGTCACTGTTGATTATCTTACCAGTTTACATGTAGCAGCTCATTGTGGGCATGTAAAAGTGGCAAAAACACTGTTAGATCATCATGCTGATCCAGATGCTAGAGCATTAAATGGGTTTACACCTCTTCATATAGCTTGCAAAAAGAATAGAATTAAAGTTGTTGAACTTTTACTAAAACACGGAGCATCTATTGAAGCAACAACAGAa tctgGCTTAACACCATTACATGTTGCCAGTTTCATGGGCTGTATGAATATTGCCCTTGTTTTAGTCAGTCATGGTGCTTACCCAGATGCCAGTACAGTTCGTGGAGAAAGTCCTTTGCATTTGGCTGCTAGAGCTAACCAATCTGATCTTGTGAGAGTCTTGGTGCGTTCTGGAGCGACAGTGGATTCCAAAGCTAGACATGGCCAAACACCGCTTCATGTTGCATGTAGACTTGGTCATACTCAGATTGTTACATTACTCCTTCAACACGGTGCTTCAGTAGACACTACAACTACTGATTTGTATACACCTTTGCATATCGCAGCTAAAGAAGGACACGATGAAGTGGCAACTGCTTTATTGGAAAGTGGAAGTTCTTTAGTGTCGACTACTAAAAAAGGGTTTACACCTCTTCATTTAGCGTCAAAATATGGGAATATTGCTGTGGCTAGTATGCTTTTGGAAAAAGGGGCACCAGTTAATTCTCAAGGCaga aaTGGCGTTACACCGTTACATGTGGCTAGTCACTATAACCACCAGGATACGGTATTCTTACTTCTTGATAATGGAGCATCACCACACATGGCAGCTAAAAATGGTTACACACCGTTGCATATAGCTGCTAAGAAGAATCAG TTGGATGTTGCCTCTACACTGTTGATGAACGAGTCAGATGCGAATGTTGAGTCTAAAGCTGGGTTTAGTCCGTTACACCTGAGTGCACAGGAAGGTCATGAGCAAATGTCTAAACTGTTATTGGAACACAAGTCGGAAATCAACCTGCAGTCAAAG AATGGTTTGACACCTTTACATCTTTGTGCTCAAGAAGATAAAGTAAATGTTGCAAGTGTATTAGTTGACAATAATGCAAATATTAATGCAACAACTAAG actgGATTTACACCTTTACATGTAGCAAGTCATTACGGTCAACTCAATATGGTGAGATTCCTCTTAGATAAAGGTGCCGCGGTAGATGTTCAAACATCATCTGGCTACACAGCTCTCCATCAGGCTGCTCAACAAGGTCATACAGTTGTCATTACACTATTGCTTCAGAGCAAAGCATCTCCAAATCTTCaaaatatg CAAGGACAAACACCATTAAACATAGCTCATAGATTAGGATACATAAGTGTTGTAGAAACATTAAAAGTAGTTTCTGAAACAACTATAACCACTACAACCACTAGcactattgaagaaaaatataaagttatagcTCCTGAGTCCATGCAAGAAACATTTATGTCCGATTCAGAAGATGAAGGAG ATGAAGATCCAATGCTGAATGACCAACACCAATATCGTTATATGACAGTGGATGATATGAAATCATTAGGAGATGATTCATTGAAAATTGATGTTACAAGGGACGAAAAGACAGACATAGTTAATGATTCAGCCA ttGCCAATGAGTATGTAAGTAATACACATTATGTTTCACCCCAGTATTCACCCAACCCCTCAGGAGGTAGCTTACTATCTGACAACATTGACATCTGCCGTTCGCCTGTAAATATTGG GTTGGATAGACTTGAGAGATCGTTGGCAATGCTCGGCCCTTGTGGAAATACTACTGGAATGTGGCGCGAAAG tttccTGGTTAGTTTTTTGGTGGACGCTCGTGGAGGAGCAATGCGAGGATGTAGACAATCAGGTGTAAGAGTGATTATTCCACCACGAAAGGCACCAAGTCCTATGCGAGTCACATGTCGATATTTACGGAGAGGCAAAATGGTTAATCCACCACCTTTGATGGAAGGAGAAGCATTAGCCAGTAGAATACTCGAACTTGGCCCAGCTGGAGCCAAATTTTTGGG aCCAGTCATCATTGAAGTACCTCATTTTGCGTCATTGCGAGGAAGAGAAAGAGAGTTAGTTGTATTAAGGTCAGAAAATGGAACGACATGGAAGGAGCATAGTTTGGAAGCTAATGAAGAAGCTGTACAAGAGGTACTTAATGATAGCTTTGAAGGAGAAGAACTCAGGCAGATTGAAGACCTCAGAACTAGTCGCATTGAACGAATCCTGACATTAGATTTTCCTCAATACTTTGCTATTGTTTCAAGATTACGTCAAGAAATACATACTGTTGGTCCAGAAGGTGGAGTTATGTCTTCTACTGTTGTACCACAGGTGCAAGCGTTATTTCCATCCAATGCATTAACAAAACGCATAAAAGTTGGCTTGCAG GCTCAACCTATTCCTGTTGAATTGGTAGCAAAATTGTTTGGAAACCGTGTCGCAGTGTCTCCTGTCGTTACCATTGAACCTCGCAGAAGAAAGTTTCATAAAGCTATTACTCTGACTATTCCTCTGCCACAAGCCACTACTAAAGGAATGATAAACCAGTATTCAGGCGATGCTCCTACATTGAGATTGCTTTGCAGTATGTCAG GCGGTCAGTCTAAAGCCCAGTGGGATGATGTTACTGGAGGTACACCATTAACTTTTGTCAAGGATTGTGTAACTTTTACAACAACTTTATCTGCAAGGTTTTGGTTGATAGACTGCAGAAATGTTAGTCAAGTCAAAAACATTGCTACACAACTCTTTATTGAAGCCAACTATGTTCCATTCATggcaaa GTTTGTAGTGTTTGCTAAAAGAACAGATGTTATGGAGGCACGTCTTAGAGTATTTTGTATGACAGAtgataaagaagaaaaaacatTAGAAAACCAAGAGCACTTTGTTGAAGTTGCTAAAAGCAGAGATGTTGAAGTGctgcaaaacaaaaatatatttgtggaGTTTGCTGGCAatctagtacctatatttaaaactgGTGAACAACTAGAATTAAATTTCACTGCTTTCCGTGAAAATCGTCTACCATTTACTGTTCGCATTCGTGACCTGGAAGATACTAATGTCGCACGTATTCTGTTCATGCGTGAGCCTAAAGTAAATCGAGGTGATCCTGCTCAATCACCTTTATGTGTATTGAACGTGACCATTCCCGAAGATATTGTTAATGTATCTACCAAATCTGAATTGGATTTATTAAGCCTTGATCGAAGTtacaatttttatgataatgGTTTTG aACAAATTGATACGATACGTAGAGCAGATATCCGTTTATCAGATATTTCAAACATGCTGGGTGATAATTGGCCGTCTTTAGCATCTGAACTAGGGATTCTTCAATCAGACATCAGTATTATCCAATCAGAATATCCTGGTAACACCCAACGACAGGCTATGGTCATGCTTAGGTTATGGTTACAAACGTTTGGACAGCAAGCAACTGGTAATTCATTAGAAAAGGCATTGCGAACAATCAATCGTGAAGATATAGTGAATCTGTGCATACACAATATTGAGATTGTAACTGATGACATGGAAAAAGCGGTAGCAAAAGTACAGTTAGATCAGTCTGGATTTGATTCTCTAAAAGAGGAATTAGGGCCATCTAGAGATGGATCTCTTGGTCGAAAAACTTCTCTTTCTAACCataag aaagtcAAAcaagtagaaacaaataatattaaccaaCCCATAAATGTTGATGAGGAGTTGATAAATGCTCTAAACAAACAGATGGTAGTTGATACAATTGTGGTCAAACCCAAAATTCTAG ATGATAAATATGCTGCGGAAGTTAAAGAGTATGATTCGAAGACATCCAATGGAGTATCATTTAAAGTAAACACACCCCCACCAAGCCCAACTGAGCAATCTGACAAAActgataaaa gcAAAGCTGCTTCAAATAGTAATGACAGTGATGTTTCTGAAGTAGGTGACAAAAACATTCTGTAA
- the LOC132949838 gene encoding ankyrin-3-like isoform X1, whose amino-acid sequence MPAAENGSLHPDKDMDLAPIINGMETLPKTKQVDPATSYLRAARSGNLEKVLQLLESTGVDVNTANTNGLNALHLAAKDGHVDIVKCLLKRGCSVNSVTKKGNSALHIASLAGQEEIVKVLVENNASINIQSHSGFTPLYMAAQENHCSIVELLLRNGANQLLVTEDGFSPLAVAMQQGHDKVVAILLENDTKGKVRLPALHIAAKKDDTKATSLLLQNDHNPDVTSKSGFTPLHIAAHYGNNNVASMLVQKGADVNFTAKHNITPLHVAAKWGKLNMVDLLIQLGANIEAKTRDGLTPLHCAARSGHDHVIERLLQTNTPRTLKTKNGLAPLHMAAQGDHVDAAKVLLTYKVPVDDVTVDYLTSLHVAAHCGHVKVAKTLLDHHADPDARALNGFTPLHIACKKNRIKVVELLLKHGASIEATTESGLTPLHVASFMGCMNIALVLVSHGAYPDASTVRGESPLHLAARANQSDLVRVLVRSGATVDSKARHGQTPLHVACRLGHTQIVTLLLQHGASVDTTTTDLYTPLHIAAKEGHDEVATALLESGSSLVSTTKKGFTPLHLASKYGNIAVASMLLEKGAPVNSQGRNGVTPLHVASHYNHQDTVFLLLDNGASPHMAAKNGYTPLHIAAKKNQLDVASTLLMNESDANVESKAGFSPLHLSAQEGHEQMSKLLLEHKSEINLQSKNGLTPLHLCAQEDKVNVASVLVDNNANINATTKTGFTPLHVASHYGQLNMVRFLLDKGAAVDVQTSSGYTALHQAAQQGHTVVITLLLQSKASPNLQNMQGQTPLNIAHRLGYISVVETLKVVSETTITTTTTSTIEEKYKVIAPESMQETFMSDSEDEGGGDDVLSVIMNDYGKPAHAQHIYLPYYQGQNVLHEDPMLNDQHQYRYMTVDDMKSLGDDSLKIDVTRDEKTDIVNDSAIANEYVSNTHYVSPQYSPNPSGGSLLSDNIDICRSPVNIGLDRLERSLAMLGPCGNTTGMWRESFLVSFLVDARGGAMRGCRQSGVRVIIPPRKAPSPMRVTCRYLRRGKMVNPPPLMEGEALASRILELGPAGAKFLGPVIIEVPHFASLRGRERELVVLRSENGTTWKEHSLEANEEAVQEVLNDSFEGEELRQIEDLRTSRIERILTLDFPQYFAIVSRLRQEIHTVGPEGGVMSSTVVPQVQALFPSNALTKRIKVGLQAQPIPVELVAKLFGNRVAVSPVVTIEPRRRKFHKAITLTIPLPQATTKGMINQYSGDAPTLRLLCSMSGGQSKAQWDDVTGGTPLTFVKDCVTFTTTLSARFWLIDCRNVSQVKNIATQLFIEANYVPFMAKFVVFAKRTDVMEARLRVFCMTDDKEEKTLENQEHFVEVAKSRDVEVLQNKNIFVEFAGNLVPIFKTGEQLELNFTAFRENRLPFTVRIRDLEDTNVARILFMREPKVNRGDPAQSPLCVLNVTIPEDIVNVSTKSELDLLSLDRSYNFYDNGFEQIDTIRRADIRLSDISNMLGDNWPSLASELGILQSDISIIQSEYPGNTQRQAMVMLRLWLQTFGQQATGNSLEKALRTINREDIVNLCIHNIEIVTDDMEKAVAKVQLDQSGFDSLKEELGPSRDGSLGRKTSLSNHKKVKQVETNNINQPINVDEELINALNKQMVVDTIVVKPKILDDKYAAEVKEYDSKTSNGVSFKVNTPPPSPTEQSDKTDKSKAASNSNDSDVSEVGDKNIL is encoded by the exons GTGGATCCTGCTACTTCATATTTAAGAGCTGCAAGATCAGGAAATTTAGAAAAAGTTTTACAATTACTTGAAAGTACCGGTGTTGATGTGAATACAGCAAATACT AATGGACTCAATGCACTCCATTTGGCTGCAAAAGATGGTCATGTAGatatagtaaaatgtttattaaaaagagGATGTTCTGTAAATTCAGTAACCAAAAAAGGAAATTCGGCGCTTCATATTGCATCATTAG ctGGTCAAGAAGAAATTGTCAAAGTGTTAGTGGAAAATAATGCGTCTATAAATATACAGTCGCATAGTGGTTTTACACCACTTTATATGGCTGCACAAGAAAATCATTGTAGTATTGTTGAATTACTTTTGCGGAATGGTGCTAATCAACTTTTAGTAACTGAG gatggATTTTCACCTTTAGCTGTAGCCATGCAACAAGGCCATGATAAAGTTGTTgctatattattggaaaatgATACTAAAGGCAAAGTAAGACTACCTGCTCTTCATATAGCTGCTAAGAAGGATGATACCAAAGCCACTAGCTTATTACTTCAG aaTGATCATAATCCTGATGTCACTTCTAAAAGTGGCTTTACTCCATTACACATAGCAGCACACTATGGTAATAACAATGTGGCTTCTATGTTGGTTCAAAAAGGGGCAGATGTAAATTTTACTGCTAAA cataatataacacCATTACATGTAGCTGCTAAATGGGGAAAATTAAATATGGTTGATTTGTTAATACAATTGGGTGCTAATATTGAAGCTAAGACTAGAGATGGACTTACCCCATTACATTGTGCAGCAAGGTCTGGACATGATCACGTTattgaacgtttattacaaaCCAACACTCCtagaacattaaaaacaaag aatgggTTAGCCCCTTTGCATATGGCAGCTCAAGGAGATCATGTGGATGCGGCTAAAGTACTTTTAACTTATAAAGTCCCTGTAGATGATGTCACTGTTGATTATCTTACCAGTTTACATGTAGCAGCTCATTGTGGGCATGTAAAAGTGGCAAAAACACTGTTAGATCATCATGCTGATCCAGATGCTAGAGCATTAAATGGGTTTACACCTCTTCATATAGCTTGCAAAAAGAATAGAATTAAAGTTGTTGAACTTTTACTAAAACACGGAGCATCTATTGAAGCAACAACAGAa tctgGCTTAACACCATTACATGTTGCCAGTTTCATGGGCTGTATGAATATTGCCCTTGTTTTAGTCAGTCATGGTGCTTACCCAGATGCCAGTACAGTTCGTGGAGAAAGTCCTTTGCATTTGGCTGCTAGAGCTAACCAATCTGATCTTGTGAGAGTCTTGGTGCGTTCTGGAGCGACAGTGGATTCCAAAGCTAGACATGGCCAAACACCGCTTCATGTTGCATGTAGACTTGGTCATACTCAGATTGTTACATTACTCCTTCAACACGGTGCTTCAGTAGACACTACAACTACTGATTTGTATACACCTTTGCATATCGCAGCTAAAGAAGGACACGATGAAGTGGCAACTGCTTTATTGGAAAGTGGAAGTTCTTTAGTGTCGACTACTAAAAAAGGGTTTACACCTCTTCATTTAGCGTCAAAATATGGGAATATTGCTGTGGCTAGTATGCTTTTGGAAAAAGGGGCACCAGTTAATTCTCAAGGCaga aaTGGCGTTACACCGTTACATGTGGCTAGTCACTATAACCACCAGGATACGGTATTCTTACTTCTTGATAATGGAGCATCACCACACATGGCAGCTAAAAATGGTTACACACCGTTGCATATAGCTGCTAAGAAGAATCAG TTGGATGTTGCCTCTACACTGTTGATGAACGAGTCAGATGCGAATGTTGAGTCTAAAGCTGGGTTTAGTCCGTTACACCTGAGTGCACAGGAAGGTCATGAGCAAATGTCTAAACTGTTATTGGAACACAAGTCGGAAATCAACCTGCAGTCAAAG AATGGTTTGACACCTTTACATCTTTGTGCTCAAGAAGATAAAGTAAATGTTGCAAGTGTATTAGTTGACAATAATGCAAATATTAATGCAACAACTAAG actgGATTTACACCTTTACATGTAGCAAGTCATTACGGTCAACTCAATATGGTGAGATTCCTCTTAGATAAAGGTGCCGCGGTAGATGTTCAAACATCATCTGGCTACACAGCTCTCCATCAGGCTGCTCAACAAGGTCATACAGTTGTCATTACACTATTGCTTCAGAGCAAAGCATCTCCAAATCTTCaaaatatg CAAGGACAAACACCATTAAACATAGCTCATAGATTAGGATACATAAGTGTTGTAGAAACATTAAAAGTAGTTTCTGAAACAACTATAACCACTACAACCACTAGcactattgaagaaaaatataaagttatagcTCCTGAGTCCATGCAAGAAACATTTATGTCCGATTCAGAAGATGAAGGAG GTGGTGATGATGTCTTGTCGGTGATCATGAACGATTACGGCAAGCCGGCACATGCGCAACATATTTATCTTCCATACTATCAAGGTCAAAACGTACTAC ATGAAGATCCAATGCTGAATGACCAACACCAATATCGTTATATGACAGTGGATGATATGAAATCATTAGGAGATGATTCATTGAAAATTGATGTTACAAGGGACGAAAAGACAGACATAGTTAATGATTCAGCCA ttGCCAATGAGTATGTAAGTAATACACATTATGTTTCACCCCAGTATTCACCCAACCCCTCAGGAGGTAGCTTACTATCTGACAACATTGACATCTGCCGTTCGCCTGTAAATATTGG GTTGGATAGACTTGAGAGATCGTTGGCAATGCTCGGCCCTTGTGGAAATACTACTGGAATGTGGCGCGAAAG tttccTGGTTAGTTTTTTGGTGGACGCTCGTGGAGGAGCAATGCGAGGATGTAGACAATCAGGTGTAAGAGTGATTATTCCACCACGAAAGGCACCAAGTCCTATGCGAGTCACATGTCGATATTTACGGAGAGGCAAAATGGTTAATCCACCACCTTTGATGGAAGGAGAAGCATTAGCCAGTAGAATACTCGAACTTGGCCCAGCTGGAGCCAAATTTTTGGG aCCAGTCATCATTGAAGTACCTCATTTTGCGTCATTGCGAGGAAGAGAAAGAGAGTTAGTTGTATTAAGGTCAGAAAATGGAACGACATGGAAGGAGCATAGTTTGGAAGCTAATGAAGAAGCTGTACAAGAGGTACTTAATGATAGCTTTGAAGGAGAAGAACTCAGGCAGATTGAAGACCTCAGAACTAGTCGCATTGAACGAATCCTGACATTAGATTTTCCTCAATACTTTGCTATTGTTTCAAGATTACGTCAAGAAATACATACTGTTGGTCCAGAAGGTGGAGTTATGTCTTCTACTGTTGTACCACAGGTGCAAGCGTTATTTCCATCCAATGCATTAACAAAACGCATAAAAGTTGGCTTGCAG GCTCAACCTATTCCTGTTGAATTGGTAGCAAAATTGTTTGGAAACCGTGTCGCAGTGTCTCCTGTCGTTACCATTGAACCTCGCAGAAGAAAGTTTCATAAAGCTATTACTCTGACTATTCCTCTGCCACAAGCCACTACTAAAGGAATGATAAACCAGTATTCAGGCGATGCTCCTACATTGAGATTGCTTTGCAGTATGTCAG GCGGTCAGTCTAAAGCCCAGTGGGATGATGTTACTGGAGGTACACCATTAACTTTTGTCAAGGATTGTGTAACTTTTACAACAACTTTATCTGCAAGGTTTTGGTTGATAGACTGCAGAAATGTTAGTCAAGTCAAAAACATTGCTACACAACTCTTTATTGAAGCCAACTATGTTCCATTCATggcaaa GTTTGTAGTGTTTGCTAAAAGAACAGATGTTATGGAGGCACGTCTTAGAGTATTTTGTATGACAGAtgataaagaagaaaaaacatTAGAAAACCAAGAGCACTTTGTTGAAGTTGCTAAAAGCAGAGATGTTGAAGTGctgcaaaacaaaaatatatttgtggaGTTTGCTGGCAatctagtacctatatttaaaactgGTGAACAACTAGAATTAAATTTCACTGCTTTCCGTGAAAATCGTCTACCATTTACTGTTCGCATTCGTGACCTGGAAGATACTAATGTCGCACGTATTCTGTTCATGCGTGAGCCTAAAGTAAATCGAGGTGATCCTGCTCAATCACCTTTATGTGTATTGAACGTGACCATTCCCGAAGATATTGTTAATGTATCTACCAAATCTGAATTGGATTTATTAAGCCTTGATCGAAGTtacaatttttatgataatgGTTTTG aACAAATTGATACGATACGTAGAGCAGATATCCGTTTATCAGATATTTCAAACATGCTGGGTGATAATTGGCCGTCTTTAGCATCTGAACTAGGGATTCTTCAATCAGACATCAGTATTATCCAATCAGAATATCCTGGTAACACCCAACGACAGGCTATGGTCATGCTTAGGTTATGGTTACAAACGTTTGGACAGCAAGCAACTGGTAATTCATTAGAAAAGGCATTGCGAACAATCAATCGTGAAGATATAGTGAATCTGTGCATACACAATATTGAGATTGTAACTGATGACATGGAAAAAGCGGTAGCAAAAGTACAGTTAGATCAGTCTGGATTTGATTCTCTAAAAGAGGAATTAGGGCCATCTAGAGATGGATCTCTTGGTCGAAAAACTTCTCTTTCTAACCataag aaagtcAAAcaagtagaaacaaataatattaaccaaCCCATAAATGTTGATGAGGAGTTGATAAATGCTCTAAACAAACAGATGGTAGTTGATACAATTGTGGTCAAACCCAAAATTCTAG ATGATAAATATGCTGCGGAAGTTAAAGAGTATGATTCGAAGACATCCAATGGAGTATCATTTAAAGTAAACACACCCCCACCAAGCCCAACTGAGCAATCTGACAAAActgataaaa gcAAAGCTGCTTCAAATAGTAATGACAGTGATGTTTCTGAAGTAGGTGACAAAAACATTCTGTAA